One Nicotiana sylvestris chromosome 12, ASM39365v2, whole genome shotgun sequence genomic window carries:
- the LOC104227352 gene encoding uncharacterized protein isoform X1, with product MAARFARSVGVLSSSVALRSAARIETFSHGAFKLRCSSYSSSSDSEFPKSTKKITDRLSGVIDSVNERKLPPELRGQRNSVRSETDIINVVEQRIWHSMEEGQFENLPGKGKPLDLNTNPHVDPAEDTLYRILSRNKCAPEWVELNKEIRSNVVDWRSALKKAWTHKDTVGDSKWIEASESLKLQMRDINNKVFRYNLIVPFGRQMFVLKWEKEIDRLNEERTGS from the exons ATGGCAGCTCGTTTCGCGAGATCGGTCGGAGTTTTATCGTCCTCAGTCGCTCTTAGATCGGCGGCCAGAATTGAAACCTTCAGCCATGGTGCGTTTAAGCTACGATGTTCATCTTATTCTTCCTCTTCTGATAGTGAATTTCCTAAGTCTACTAAGAAAATCACCGATCGTCTCTCCGGCGTTATCGACTCCGTCAACGAACGTAAGCTTCCGCCTGAACTTCGTGGTCAACGTAACTCCGTTAG GTCAGAAACTGATATTATAAATGTTGTTGAACAACGAATATGGCATTCCATGGAAGAAGGGCAATTTGAGAACTTGCCAGGGAAGGGAAAACCCTTGGACCTCAATACTAATCCTCATGTTGATCCAGCTGAAGATACCTTGTATAGGATTCTCTCCAGAAATAAATGTGCACCTGAGTGGGTTGAATTGAACAAAGAAATAAGAAGTAATGTAGTTGATTGGAGATCAGCACTTAAAAAGGCATGGACACATAAAGACACTGTCGGTGATTCTAAATGGATCGAGGCATCCGAGTCTCTAAAGCTGCAGATGCGTGACATCAATAACAAG GTTTTCCGATACAACCTCATTGTCCCCTTTGGCCGCCAAATGTTTGTACTCAAGTGGGAGAAGGAAATTGACAGACTGAACGAGGAACGTACAGGGAGCTGA
- the LOC104227352 gene encoding uncharacterized protein isoform X2: protein MVRLSYDVHLILPLLIVNFLSLLRKSPIVSPALSTPSTNVSFRLNFVVNVTPLETDIINVVEQRIWHSMEEGQFENLPGKGKPLDLNTNPHVDPAEDTLYRILSRNKCAPEWVELNKEIRSNVVDWRSALKKAWTHKDTVGDSKWIEASESLKLQMRDINNKVFRYNLIVPFGRQMFVLKWEKEIDRLNEERTGS from the exons ATGGTGCGTTTAAGCTACGATGTTCATCTTATTCTTCCTCTTCTGATAGTGAATTTCCTAAGTCTACTAAGAAAATCACCGATCGTCTCTCCGGCGTTATCGACTCCGTCAACGAACGTAAGCTTCCGCCTGAACTTCGTGGTCAACGTAACTCCGTTAG AAACTGATATTATAAATGTTGTTGAACAACGAATATGGCATTCCATGGAAGAAGGGCAATTTGAGAACTTGCCAGGGAAGGGAAAACCCTTGGACCTCAATACTAATCCTCATGTTGATCCAGCTGAAGATACCTTGTATAGGATTCTCTCCAGAAATAAATGTGCACCTGAGTGGGTTGAATTGAACAAAGAAATAAGAAGTAATGTAGTTGATTGGAGATCAGCACTTAAAAAGGCATGGACACATAAAGACACTGTCGGTGATTCTAAATGGATCGAGGCATCCGAGTCTCTAAAGCTGCAGATGCGTGACATCAATAACAAG GTTTTCCGATACAACCTCATTGTCCCCTTTGGCCGCCAAATGTTTGTACTCAAGTGGGAGAAGGAAATTGACAGACTGAACGAGGAACGTACAGGGAGCTGA
- the LOC104227351 gene encoding vacuolar protein-sorting-associated protein 37 homolog 1 gives MFRFWGSEEQQAQPHPQEANNGSMYSPSVVSSPSSSRPATPSSSSSGSFNVQRPTNRPSSVSHVSPAEAAGIIAALKDKSVDELRKLLSDDDAYRNFLLSLEAVKTQSKVKDELRNETLQLARENLEKEPRIMELRNQCRIIRTTELAAAQEKLHELERRKEELLKLYSPLSLLHHLQDAMKKTEEESEAMLGQLLDREIDLTTFVQKYKKLGCSYHRRSLTHLAAKSSFAA, from the exons ATGTTCAGATTCTG GGGTTCTGAAGAGCAACAAGCTCAGCCACATCCTCAGGAAGCTAATAATGGTTCAATGTATTCGCCATCTGTAGTCAGTTCACCAAGTTCTTCCCGCCCTGCAACCCCTAGTTCAAGCTCGTCTGGCAGCTTTAATGTGCAGAGGCCAACAAACAGGCCAAGCTCTGTGTCCCATGTTTCTCCAGCAGAGGCTGCTGGCATCATTGCTGCTTTAAAAGATAAGAG TGTTGATGAACTTCGGAAGCTTCTTTCTGACGATGATGCTTATCGCAACTTCTTACTTTCACTTGAGGCTGTCAAAACTCAGAGTAAA GTCAAGGACGAGCTTCGGAATGAAACTCTGCAGCTTGCTA GGGAGAATTTAGAAAAAGAACCTCGGATAATGGAGCTCAGGAATCAG TGTAGAATCATCCGCACAACTGAATTGGCTGCTGCTCAAGAAAAGCTGCATGAGCTAGAAAGGAGAAAAGAAGAGCTTCTGAAGTTGTACTCCCCTTTATCTCTCCTCCATCACCTACAAG ATGCCATGAAGAAAACAGAGGAGGAATCTGAAGCCATGCTTGGCCAGCTTCTTGATCGAGAAATTGATCTTACAACATTCGTGCAGAAGTACAAAAAACTGGGATGCAGTTACCACAGACGTTCCCTCACACATCTTGCTGCTAAGTCATCTTTTGCTGCTTGA